One Streptomyces dangxiongensis genomic window, CCGTCCACCGCGTCCCCGGATCGAGGTCGAGCCGTTCCGGCCGGGTCCGGGGGTGCCAGGTGCGCAGCAGATACCCCGCGTCCCCCCGCACGAACGCGCTGTACCGCGACCGCATCAGCAGTTCGGCCGTCGGCGCGGCGGCCGGGCCGGAGTGGAAGCGGCCGCAGCAGGCGTCGTAGGACCGGGGGAGCCCGCAGGGGCACGTGCGCGAGGTC contains:
- a CDS encoding YchJ family protein, translated to MTSRTCPCGLPRSYDACCGRFHSGPAAAPTAELLMRSRYSAFVRGDAGYLLRTWHPRTRPERLDLDPGTRWTGLEVLGSTDGSAFHTTGTVTFRASYRGGSLLERSRFERVDGAWVYVDGDFPDE